In the Corynebacterium suedekumii genome, one interval contains:
- a CDS encoding PPA1309 family protein translates to MSAPESSSPALNAAMLEAVDFVHAEGWDAPPSLFALVPTRLLADQLAHPDEASPLTLVVQDLPEHILPGSDELGDYLARLAWPAEVEGVILAQEINFRDVSRDDAAACPARLFSGVLRAEDVELTLLQLRPTEEELAEAGPFGEDRIDLRGGPGVAPGVLAALRYGLEQDPENLD, encoded by the coding sequence ATGAGTGCACCCGAATCCTCCTCCCCGGCGCTGAACGCCGCCATGCTCGAGGCCGTCGACTTCGTCCACGCGGAGGGCTGGGACGCCCCGCCGAGTCTGTTCGCGCTCGTCCCCACCCGCCTGCTCGCCGATCAGCTGGCCCACCCGGACGAGGCCTCCCCGCTGACCCTCGTCGTCCAGGATCTGCCGGAACACATCCTCCCCGGCTCGGACGAGCTGGGCGACTACCTCGCCCGACTCGCCTGGCCCGCGGAGGTCGAGGGGGTCATTCTCGCGCAGGAGATCAACTTCCGCGACGTCTCGCGTGACGACGCCGCCGCGTGTCCCGCCCGCCTGTTCTCCGGCGTCCTCCGCGCGGAGGACGTGGAGCTCACTCTCCTGCAGCTGCGCCCCACCGAGGAGGAGCTGGCCGAGGCCGGCCCCTTCGGCGAGGACCGCATCGACTTGCGAGGCGGACCCGGGGTTGCCCCGGGTGTGCTCGCGGCTCTGCGCTACGGACTTGAGCAGGACCCGGAGAACCTCGACTAG
- a CDS encoding zinc-dependent metalloprotease encodes MNTGGFGFSFGPGDDDDDDRRRDQNPFGAFGMGGADGSGGLGDMLNQFGQMLSGMGSTMNSPEGSGPVNYAMAERIARQQIGQVTPVRQQDTTAVEEAVRLAELWLDDATELPTSSGKVVAWNAETWLTETLPMWKRMVTPVAQHMNEAQLESLPEEAREMMGPMLQMMNQMSGMNFGMQLGNALGDLAKQAITGSDFGLPVAPTDVTALLPENISRAAKDLDVAGQEVMVYIAARESARQRLYRHVPWLVERLVSSVEEYAAGLVIDTSHIEEATRELNLESGDPAAIQDAMQRLQGMDLSPRISSRNAQAVSRLETLLALVEGWVEHVVTAAMGERIPSTAAMTEAWRRRRATGGSAEQAFAKIVGIEFNAPKVAEAAELWRRVDVAVGQERRDKVWEHPDLMPTAEHLDNSADYIDGLLDEGTDDTFDEEFAKLEEMLRGEAEKGGNPDGPDTPDSPEDPEDPEGPAKN; translated from the coding sequence ATGAATACAGGCGGATTCGGATTTTCCTTCGGACCAGGCGACGACGATGACGATGACCGTCGCCGCGACCAGAACCCGTTCGGCGCGTTCGGTATGGGCGGGGCCGACGGCTCTGGCGGCTTAGGTGACATGCTCAACCAGTTCGGGCAGATGCTGTCCGGCATGGGGTCGACGATGAACTCCCCCGAGGGGTCCGGCCCCGTCAATTACGCCATGGCCGAACGCATCGCCCGCCAGCAGATCGGTCAGGTCACCCCGGTGCGCCAGCAGGACACCACTGCGGTGGAGGAGGCCGTGCGCCTGGCCGAGCTGTGGCTCGATGACGCCACGGAGCTGCCCACCTCCTCCGGGAAGGTCGTGGCGTGGAACGCGGAGACCTGGCTGACGGAGACGCTGCCCATGTGGAAGCGCATGGTCACGCCCGTCGCCCAGCACATGAACGAGGCGCAGCTGGAGTCCCTGCCCGAGGAGGCCCGGGAGATGATGGGACCGATGCTGCAGATGATGAATCAGATGTCGGGCATGAACTTCGGCATGCAGCTGGGCAACGCCCTGGGTGATCTGGCCAAGCAGGCGATCACCGGCTCCGATTTCGGTCTGCCGGTCGCGCCGACCGACGTCACGGCCCTGCTGCCGGAGAACATCTCCCGCGCCGCGAAGGATCTCGATGTCGCCGGCCAGGAGGTCATGGTCTACATCGCGGCCCGCGAGTCCGCACGCCAGCGCCTCTACCGCCACGTCCCGTGGCTGGTGGAGCGTCTCGTCTCCTCCGTCGAGGAGTACGCGGCCGGGCTGGTCATCGACACCTCCCACATCGAGGAGGCCACCCGCGAGCTCAACCTCGAGTCCGGTGACCCGGCCGCCATCCAGGACGCGATGCAGCGTCTGCAGGGCATGGACCTGTCCCCGCGGATCAGCTCCCGCAACGCCCAGGCCGTCTCCCGCCTGGAGACCCTGCTGGCGCTCGTCGAGGGCTGGGTCGAGCACGTGGTCACCGCCGCCATGGGCGAGCGCATCCCCTCCACTGCGGCGATGACGGAGGCGTGGCGACGTCGCCGTGCCACCGGCGGCTCCGCCGAGCAGGCGTTCGCCAAGATCGTGGGCATCGAGTTCAACGCCCCCAAGGTCGCCGAGGCTGCCGAGCTGTGGCGCCGCGTCGACGTCGCGGTGGGCCAGGAGCGCCGCGACAAGGTGTGGGAGCACCCTGACCTCATGCCCACCGCCGAGCACCTGGACAACTCCGCCGACTACATCGACGGCCTCCTCGATGAGGGCACCGACGACACCTTCGACGAGGAGTTCGCCAAGCTCGAGGAGATGCTCCGCGGCGAGGCGGAGAAGGGTGGGAACCCGGACGGCCCCGACACCCCGGATTCCCCCGAGGACCCCGAGGATCCCGAGGGCCCGGCGAAGAACTAA
- a CDS encoding potassium channel family protein translates to MRDRIRDRFRGDTELSKLPDHALLGIINIPGSVQASPWALIGRRMLYALVLLFFVAAIVYFDKDGYTEDLTFIDAFYYSAVSLSTTGYGDITPVTQSARLINIIIITPIRIAFVILLVGTTLSVLTENSRKSLQIQRWRKNVRNHTIVIGYGTKGRSAVSALLADGVPANHIVVVDTDKASLARAENQGLVTVYGNGTKAEVLKIAGVGRARAVVVAPNSDDTAVLITLSVREIAPSAMIVASVRESENQHLLEQSGADSVVISSETAGRLLGLATVTPTVVEMMEDLLSPDEGFSVAERPIAEDEVGANPRHLADIVLGLVRSGELYRIDSPEAETVEPGDRLLYIRRVTGEDVKRP, encoded by the coding sequence ATGCGTGATCGGATCCGTGACCGGTTCCGCGGTGACACCGAGCTGAGCAAGCTGCCGGATCACGCGTTGCTGGGGATCATCAACATCCCCGGGTCGGTGCAGGCCAGCCCGTGGGCCCTCATCGGGCGGCGGATGCTCTACGCCCTGGTGCTGCTGTTCTTCGTGGCGGCGATCGTGTACTTCGACAAGGACGGCTACACCGAGGACCTCACGTTCATCGACGCCTTCTACTATTCCGCCGTGTCCCTGTCCACGACCGGCTACGGCGACATCACGCCGGTGACGCAGTCGGCGCGGCTGATCAACATCATCATCATCACCCCGATCCGGATCGCCTTCGTCATCCTGCTCGTCGGCACGACGCTGTCGGTGCTGACGGAGAATTCCCGGAAATCGTTGCAGATCCAGCGCTGGAGGAAGAACGTGCGTAACCACACCATCGTCATCGGCTACGGCACCAAGGGCCGCTCGGCGGTCTCGGCGCTGCTCGCCGACGGCGTCCCCGCCAACCACATCGTCGTCGTGGACACGGACAAGGCGTCGCTGGCGCGGGCCGAGAACCAGGGCCTGGTCACCGTCTACGGCAACGGCACGAAGGCGGAGGTGCTCAAGATCGCCGGCGTCGGCCGGGCGCGCGCCGTCGTCGTCGCCCCCAACTCGGACGACACCGCGGTGCTCATCACCCTGTCGGTCCGCGAGATCGCGCCGTCGGCGATGATCGTCGCCAGCGTCCGCGAATCCGAGAACCAGCACCTGCTCGAGCAGTCCGGCGCCGATTCGGTGGTCATCTCCTCCGAGACCGCCGGCCGCCTCCTCGGCCTGGCCACCGTCACCCCCACCGTCGTGGAGATGATGGAGGACCTGCTCAGCCCCGACGAGGGTTTCTCCGTCGCCGAGCGCCCCATCGCCGAGGACGAGGTGGGTGCCAACCCGCGGCACCTCGCAGACATCGTCCTCGGCCTCGTCCGCTCCGGTGAGCTCTACCGCATCGACTCGCCCGAGGCCGAGACCGTCGAGCCGGGCGACCGCCTGCTCTACATCCGCCGCGTGACCGGGGAGGACGTGAAGCGTCCGTGA
- a CDS encoding ATP-dependent helicase: MPETSPVLLSRYLGQEHAPTPQQAEIIGDRPGPLLVVAGAGAGKTETMAARVVWLVANQLVQPDEILGLTFTRKAAQELGRRIRTRLETLAGIPKLRDIDPTGGLADSLQTIAPTVATYDSFAGQLIREYGLLVPVEPASRIITAAELYAIAHQVVTDYRGTLTATQSVATVTENLLAFIDEMNNQVTTPEEITSETHALLTTLEDLPKGPRQRVENYTNDVQKWIDRQRVRLDYLPLVETLRAELARRDVVTFNEQMSVAARLAEQHPEVGTAQRRRYKVVMLDEYQDTSHAQRVLLRSLFGAEEEGLTVTAVGDPMQSIYGWRGATAENLSAFVEDFPVNGQPAPKRELTTSWRNPPEILTLANAVSTELLGSGPDRAVAPLEPRPGAPAGDVTIGFWRDPADEIAFVADRMAAEFHRAQAEQRKFTGAVLIRKNRHATDIAEALAERDIPYEIVGQGGLLSVPEVADIVALATMLIRPQDTTAALRVLTGPLVGLGLADLVALGRRAKNLAGRPARVIHPAEPLARLESQLAELTAGPADQVVGLTDAVADLGERDRYSEEGVRRLELLASRLRQLRTLSLPKSLPDLFADIENTFGVRTEVLARGDDAGAAHLDRLADTVAAYSGETLPGLLDYLALAAEHEGGLAPGEVTVRSDRVQILTAHKAKGLEWDVVSVLHADDATYRATVSTFLTNETRVPDPDFGALAADDRKEFEDLAKEYIRERRDAEKEEATRLFYVAVTRTERVLTVTGSTMTAKGGPYEHLERLRDLAPDAVVAWETSGEDSADDGDGDVDKQEQVPEATFPHLHPGVSALSGADLVRAAMAEPTPVAQGETFEIWEREATALIEEHEALQAPVVEVELPGELTASDLVALKADPVQFARRQRRPVPFKPNTYAKRGTAFHQWLEDRFGASSLLDEDQLPGIDEEMIDTAELELLKSRFTDSEWADRTPERVEQPFEVTIGDAVVRGRMDAVFRDPDNPDGWLVVDWKTGRTPTGADRKAAIIQLAVYREAWSRIIGTDAPVRAAFHYVATGETLEPRDLPDRAELAALLTSATSR, translated from the coding sequence ATGCCTGAGACATCCCCCGTCCTGCTGTCGAGGTACCTCGGGCAGGAGCACGCCCCGACCCCGCAGCAGGCGGAGATCATCGGTGACCGACCCGGCCCGCTGCTCGTCGTCGCCGGCGCCGGCGCCGGCAAGACCGAGACGATGGCCGCCCGCGTCGTGTGGCTCGTGGCCAACCAGCTGGTCCAGCCCGACGAGATCCTCGGCCTCACCTTCACCCGGAAGGCCGCCCAGGAACTCGGCCGCCGCATCCGCACCCGCCTGGAGACCCTCGCCGGGATACCGAAGCTGCGCGACATCGACCCCACCGGCGGGCTCGCCGACTCCCTGCAGACCATCGCCCCCACCGTGGCCACCTACGACTCCTTCGCCGGCCAGCTCATCCGCGAATACGGGCTGCTCGTCCCCGTCGAACCGGCCTCCCGCATCATCACCGCCGCCGAGCTCTACGCCATCGCCCACCAGGTGGTCACCGACTACCGGGGCACCCTCACCGCCACCCAGTCCGTGGCCACCGTCACCGAGAACCTGCTCGCCTTCATCGACGAGATGAACAACCAGGTCACCACACCGGAGGAGATAACCTCCGAGACCCACGCCCTGCTGACCACCCTCGAGGACCTGCCCAAGGGGCCGAGACAGCGGGTGGAGAACTACACCAATGACGTGCAGAAGTGGATCGACCGCCAACGCGTCCGCCTCGACTACCTCCCCCTCGTCGAGACCCTGCGGGCCGAACTGGCGCGCCGGGACGTGGTCACCTTCAACGAGCAGATGTCCGTCGCCGCCCGCCTGGCCGAGCAGCACCCGGAGGTCGGCACCGCCCAACGACGCCGCTACAAGGTGGTCATGCTCGACGAGTACCAGGACACCTCCCACGCCCAGCGGGTGCTGCTGCGCAGCCTGTTCGGCGCCGAGGAGGAGGGCCTGACCGTCACCGCCGTCGGCGATCCCATGCAGTCCATCTACGGCTGGCGCGGCGCCACCGCCGAGAACCTCAGCGCCTTCGTCGAGGACTTCCCCGTCAACGGGCAGCCCGCCCCGAAGCGGGAACTGACCACCTCCTGGCGTAACCCGCCGGAGATCCTCACCCTGGCCAACGCCGTGTCCACCGAACTGCTCGGCTCCGGGCCCGACCGCGCCGTCGCCCCGCTGGAACCCCGGCCGGGCGCCCCGGCCGGCGACGTCACCATAGGATTCTGGCGGGACCCCGCGGACGAGATCGCCTTCGTCGCCGACCGGATGGCCGCCGAGTTTCATCGGGCACAGGCGGAACAGCGGAAGTTCACCGGCGCGGTGCTCATCCGCAAGAACCGGCACGCCACCGACATCGCCGAGGCCCTGGCCGAACGCGACATCCCCTACGAGATCGTCGGCCAGGGCGGGCTGCTCAGCGTGCCGGAGGTCGCCGACATCGTCGCCCTGGCCACCATGCTCATCCGGCCGCAGGACACCACCGCCGCCCTGCGGGTGCTCACCGGGCCGCTCGTCGGCCTCGGCCTGGCCGACCTCGTGGCACTCGGCCGGCGGGCGAAGAACCTCGCCGGTCGTCCCGCCCGGGTCATCCACCCGGCCGAACCGCTCGCCCGGCTGGAGTCCCAGCTCGCCGAACTCACCGCCGGCCCGGCCGACCAGGTCGTCGGCCTCACCGACGCGGTGGCCGACCTGGGGGAGCGGGACCGCTACTCGGAGGAGGGCGTGCGCCGTCTCGAGCTGCTCGCCTCCCGCCTGCGGCAGCTGCGCACGCTCAGCCTGCCGAAGTCCCTGCCGGACCTGTTCGCCGACATCGAGAACACCTTCGGTGTGCGCACCGAGGTCCTCGCCCGGGGCGATGACGCCGGGGCCGCCCACCTCGACCGCCTGGCGGACACCGTCGCCGCCTACTCCGGGGAGACACTGCCCGGGCTGCTCGACTACCTGGCACTGGCCGCCGAGCACGAGGGCGGGCTGGCGCCCGGCGAGGTGACCGTCCGTAGCGACCGGGTCCAGATCCTCACCGCCCACAAGGCCAAGGGCCTGGAGTGGGACGTGGTGAGCGTGCTCCACGCCGACGACGCCACCTACAGGGCCACGGTGTCCACGTTCCTGACCAACGAGACCCGCGTGCCCGACCCCGACTTCGGCGCCCTGGCCGCCGACGACCGCAAGGAGTTCGAGGACCTGGCCAAGGAGTACATCAGGGAACGGCGCGACGCGGAGAAGGAGGAGGCCACCCGCCTGTTCTACGTGGCCGTCACCCGCACCGAGCGGGTCCTCACCGTCACCGGGTCGACGATGACCGCCAAGGGTGGGCCCTACGAGCACCTCGAGCGACTCCGTGACCTGGCCCCCGACGCCGTCGTCGCGTGGGAGACCTCCGGTGAGGATTCCGCCGACGACGGGGACGGGGACGTCGACAAGCAGGAGCAGGTACCCGAGGCGACGTTCCCGCACCTGCACCCCGGCGTGTCCGCCCTGAGCGGGGCGGACCTCGTGCGGGCCGCGATGGCGGAGCCGACGCCTGTGGCGCAGGGCGAGACCTTCGAGATCTGGGAGCGGGAGGCCACCGCGCTCATCGAGGAACACGAGGCGCTGCAGGCGCCGGTCGTCGAGGTGGAACTGCCGGGTGAGCTGACCGCCTCCGACCTGGTGGCGCTCAAGGCGGACCCGGTGCAGTTCGCGCGGCGCCAGCGCCGGCCCGTGCCGTTCAAACCGAACACCTACGCCAAGCGCGGCACCGCGTTCCACCAGTGGCTGGAGGACCGCTTCGGGGCGAGTTCCCTGCTCGACGAGGACCAGCTGCCCGGCATCGACGAGGAGATGATCGACACCGCCGAGCTGGAGCTGCTCAAGTCCCGGTTCACCGACAGTGAGTGGGCGGACCGCACCCCGGAACGGGTCGAGCAGCCCTTCGAGGTGACCATCGGGGATGCGGTGGTCCGGGGACGGATGGATGCGGTGTTCCGCGACCCGGACAACCCCGACGGGTGGCTGGTCGTCGACTGGAAGACCGGCCGGACGCCGACGGGGGCGGACCGGAAGGCCGCGATCATCCAGCTCGCGGTGTACCGGGAGGCGTGGTCGCGGATCATCGGCACGGACGCACCCGTGCGGGCGGCGTTCCACTACGTGGCCACCGGCGAGACCCTGGAGCCGCGGGACCTGCCGGACCGGGCGGAGCTGGCGGCCCTGCTGACGTCCGCCACCTCCCGCTGA
- a CDS encoding NAD(+) diphosphatase, translating to MTDFLPVDPAGAVPVDAAGIPVRVSTSPAPAAPHVHLGGGHWAVRVPSVAGLGTGVRPARAFAGDRDISRAVALLRHRDRHLFDPADGSTLAYDDDGIRAAGASGRELYPRVDPAVIGLIRRADTEAILLGRGVDRPYFSLIAGYVDPGETLEEAVAREAFEETGRRITEVTYWGSQPWAVSGSIMVGFTAVTSDIDAVAGTDGELAEIRWATRDDLTHLPLAGEGSIAHAMITAWRNA from the coding sequence GTGACGGATTTCCTCCCCGTCGACCCCGCCGGCGCCGTCCCGGTCGACGCTGCCGGCATTCCCGTCCGCGTGTCGACGTCGCCCGCTCCCGCCGCCCCGCACGTCCACCTCGGCGGTGGACACTGGGCGGTGCGCGTCCCCTCGGTGGCGGGGCTCGGCACGGGCGTGCGCCCGGCCCGCGCCTTCGCCGGTGACCGCGACATCTCCCGCGCCGTCGCCCTGCTGCGCCACCGCGACCGGCACCTGTTCGACCCCGCGGACGGCTCGACCCTGGCCTACGACGATGACGGCATCCGGGCGGCCGGCGCCTCCGGACGCGAGCTCTACCCCCGGGTCGACCCGGCCGTCATCGGGCTGATCCGCCGGGCGGACACCGAGGCGATCCTGCTCGGCCGAGGGGTGGACCGTCCCTACTTCTCCCTGATCGCCGGCTACGTCGACCCAGGCGAGACCCTCGAGGAGGCAGTCGCCCGCGAGGCCTTCGAGGAGACCGGCCGGCGCATCACCGAGGTGACCTACTGGGGCAGCCAGCCCTGGGCCGTCAGCGGCTCCATCATGGTCGGCTTCACCGCCGTGACCTCCGACATCGACGCGGTCGCGGGCACCGACGGCGAGCTCGCGGAGATCCGCTGGGCCACCCGCGACGACCTCACACACCTGCCCCTGGCCGGGGAAGGGTCGATCGCGCATGCGATGATCACGGCATGGAGGAACGCGTAA
- a CDS encoding YlbL family protein, with product MTRTSPRLRTLVWGAVPVLALSALATMDHIPGTDISLTVPYAAEGPGPMFNTLGEQDNVPVVEISGEPVDETAGALEMTTVSVRTNMTLAQAMGRWLTTGDTLVPIEQVFPPDMSEKEIEQSNQQAFTSSEAAATVAAMNHLGRPVQIVVADTIEDSAAVDHIEAEDVIIAVDGQPVDQPGQVQEQVRAKSPGEEITLTVRRGGDEVEETIPLGENPQDPGAPMLGILMTSEPTDGIDVEYNLQDVGGPSAGMIFSLAVIDKLSPGELNGGRHVAGTGTISEDGTVGPIGGIVHKVRAAEEKGTELFLAPADNCTEAISRDHGDMVIAKVTTLDDAITAMADFDAGRDVEECS from the coding sequence GTGACCCGTACCAGCCCCCGTCTCAGAACTCTCGTGTGGGGAGCGGTCCCGGTGCTCGCGCTGTCGGCGCTGGCGACCATGGACCACATCCCCGGCACGGACATCTCCCTGACCGTGCCGTACGCGGCGGAGGGGCCGGGGCCGATGTTCAACACCCTCGGCGAGCAGGACAACGTCCCGGTCGTCGAGATCTCCGGTGAGCCCGTCGATGAGACCGCGGGCGCCCTCGAGATGACCACCGTGTCGGTGCGCACCAACATGACCCTGGCCCAGGCGATGGGGCGCTGGCTCACCACCGGCGACACCCTGGTGCCCATCGAGCAGGTCTTCCCGCCGGACATGTCGGAGAAGGAGATCGAGCAGTCGAACCAGCAGGCCTTCACCTCCTCGGAGGCGGCCGCGACGGTGGCGGCGATGAATCACCTCGGTCGCCCGGTGCAGATCGTCGTGGCGGACACGATCGAGGATTCCGCGGCCGTCGACCACATCGAGGCCGAGGACGTCATCATCGCCGTCGACGGGCAACCGGTGGATCAGCCGGGGCAGGTCCAGGAGCAGGTCCGCGCGAAGTCGCCGGGCGAGGAGATCACGCTGACCGTGCGTCGGGGCGGAGACGAGGTCGAGGAGACCATCCCCCTGGGGGAGAATCCGCAGGACCCGGGCGCGCCGATGCTCGGCATCCTCATGACCTCGGAGCCCACCGACGGGATCGACGTGGAGTACAACCTCCAGGACGTCGGCGGCCCGAGTGCGGGCATGATCTTCTCGCTGGCGGTGATCGACAAGCTGTCTCCGGGCGAGCTCAACGGCGGCCGCCACGTCGCCGGCACCGGCACCATCTCGGAGGACGGGACGGTCGGGCCGATCGGCGGCATCGTCCACAAGGTCAGGGCCGCGGAGGAGAAGGGGACCGAACTCTTCCTCGCCCCGGCGGACAACTGCACCGAGGCGATCAGCCGGGATCACGGCGACATGGTCATCGCGAAAGTGACCACCCTCGACGACGCCATCACCGCCATGGCGGACTTCGACGCCGGACGTGACGTGGAGGAGTGCTCCTAG
- a CDS encoding M48 family metallopeptidase, with protein sequence MPEIEVIRSPRRTRTVQARFVDGRVVVRIPARMTAAEEQAAVASIVTKLQKKSASTRISDESLEERARVLNASVLDGRARLGSIRWVSNQHNRWGSCTTATGDIRITDRLKNVPGYVLDAVIVHELTHTFIPGHGPDFWDWADRAPKAERAKGYLEALQRLG encoded by the coding sequence CTGCCCGAGATCGAGGTGATCCGCTCGCCGCGCCGCACCCGGACGGTGCAGGCGCGGTTCGTCGACGGCCGGGTCGTGGTCCGTATCCCCGCCCGGATGACCGCGGCGGAGGAGCAGGCGGCGGTGGCCAGCATCGTCACCAAACTGCAGAAGAAGTCGGCCTCCACCAGGATCTCCGACGAATCACTGGAGGAACGGGCGCGGGTGCTCAACGCCTCCGTCCTTGACGGGCGTGCCCGCCTCGGCTCCATCCGGTGGGTGAGCAACCAGCACAACCGATGGGGGTCCTGCACCACGGCGACCGGGGACATCCGGATCACCGACCGCCTGAAGAACGTCCCCGGCTACGTCCTCGACGCCGTGATCGTCCACGAGCTGACCCACACGTTCATCCCCGGGCACGGGCCAGACTTCTGGGACTGGGCCGACCGGGCACCCAAGGCCGAACGGGCCAAGGGGTACCTGGAGGCGCTGCAGCGCCTGGGTTAG